A DNA window from Camelina sativa cultivar DH55 chromosome 17, Cs, whole genome shotgun sequence contains the following coding sequences:
- the LOC104756639 gene encoding dirigent protein 11: MSTPFLLLLPLIFKAILLLTVTVTQSEAYSTTTPFQGHDPEKLTHLHFYFHDVISGDKPTTIRVAEAPSTNSSVSSFGAVLIVDAPLTEGPDPRSKEVGRAQGMYASTDMKTFGFTMVFNLAFTEGEFNGSTVGLYGRNPILLKERELPIIGGTGAFRFARGYALPKTYKSVDKDAVVEYNAFIWH, translated from the coding sequence ATGTCTACACCTTTTCTGCTTCTCCTTCCTTTGATCTTCAAAGCTATCCTCCTTCTTACCGTCACTGTTACACAATCCGAAGCGTACTCCACAACGACTCCGTTTCAAGGACATGATCCGGAAAAGCTCACACACCTCCACTTCTACTTCCACGACGTCATCTCCGGTGACAAACCCACCACCATCAGAGTCGCTGAAGCCCCGAGTACAAACTCCTCCGTCAGCTCATTCGGTGCGGTTCTGATCGTCGACGCCCCGTTGACCGAGGGTCCCGATCCAAGGTCGAAGGAAGTAGGGAGAGCTCAGGGGATGTACGCATCGACGGACATGAAAACGTTTGGCTTCACAATGGTCTTTAACTTGGCATTCACGGAAGGAGAGTTTAACGGCAGCACCGTCGGGTTGTATGGACGGAATCCTATACTGTTGAAGGAGAGAGAGTTGCCTATCATCGGAGGTACGGGGGCTTTCAGGTTTGCTAGAGGCTATGCACTGCCCAAGACTTATAAGAGTGTTGATAAAGATGCCGTGGTCGAGTACAATGCATTTATTTGGCATTAA